Genomic segment of Thamnophis elegans isolate rThaEle1 chromosome 17, rThaEle1.pri, whole genome shotgun sequence:
TTTTGGCTCACATCCGTTCTCTTCAAGCCAACATTTAGGCTGACGGATCAGATGCAGGCCCTTGCTATCTACAGAATTTCCACAAAAACTGCTTGTTCCTTCCTCAAACTTACATCTCTGTAACTGAGCTAAACCAATTGGTTTTACACGCTGGGAGAAAAGAAAGACGCCGGAGGAATTGAACACATAGGAGGCCAAGAAGAACAAGCTCTGGATTTATTTTTCTCAGGGGCCAAGCAAACGAGATCATTTTCAGGACAATATTTTTTCCGTTCTAGCAAATAGATGCATTTCTCATCACAGGTCACCCATAACGCTGCTGATAAAAGAGGACAGCAGTTAAACATTGCTGGACCAGATCCTTTGGAAGGATCTGTTCCTCGCAGCCTGATTTGTATTTCTCATTCAAACTTAAAAGTCTCATTGTGCCCATTGATTCATGACTgttattctgaccgaggcttcgcATGatgcaaactcctggtcctgacaaaaaaacccttttattaattggctgtgaattctgctcattcacatccagcaaagtctttcaagggaggatttacagtcacagaccttatctggcttggagaactgccaggccgatctctgcaaaaggagtctcggagagtcacgaaccaatgaagcgagctaattgtctcctgcaaactccactcccctttcgctcctcttttatttcccctgggaggggccattcaccgtccacctgtgtccttactctcaagtcgatttcgctgttcccttcgtctggcgactctgcacatgcacccactgggaacaggctccagctgttcttctgcctcactgatgtctgactctgaaggcagctgataactgtcagacagccctggcccactctctgcctccaacacagagccctcctcagagccttccccagactccaggactggcccaggttcctccccaaccctcctcactgtccgaatctgccatcagctccactggccactgagGGCCACAACAAATATTGTGCTTTTTGGACATCCTACTTAAAACCTtcttccaccttttttttttgtaagttaaaaaaacaacaacaggcatGGCACACGTTACAAACTCCATTTGTATAACCTtcatttcccattttaaaaagttgtgggttccccccccccccaaaaaaaacccacgaCCTTTCACTAGCCATTTAATGCTACTTAAAGAAATGGGAACACTGAGCTAtgcctgggagggaaggggaaatgcaccTTCAAACCCTGGTGCAACTTTGGTTCTGgtccagcctacctcacagggttgttgtgaggatgACGGGGAAGGTGTGTGTCTGTGCAGGTACCTGGGGGTCTTTGGAGGAAAATGGGACAAATGTGCaataaatctataaataaaataaatagaacagCGCCTGCCACGTGGCGAGGCCGAACAGGAGGATGACCTGTTTAATGATCATTACCTAAACTCAGAAGCGGATTTCTTCTCAAAGAGGGAAGCAGAACATCACAGCAGCAGAACAGAAAACGTTTCTCCTTCATccatcgcgggggggggggggaggggggaatatatCAGACGTTTGTAGGAGTGTAAGGAAAGACaaaaacagcattgaaaaaatgtGGGAAGGGTacagaagatgaggaggatgtgAAGATCAGCCCCGAATATTCCCAGGCACAAAACAGCCCCAAATTTGTCCTGGTTCATGAAAATAaacaagagggagggaagggaatggaaaggaaaggaaaagaaaggaaaggagcaagggaaaggaagaaagaaaagggggaaagaaagaaaggaaaggaaaagaaagaggaaaaggaaaaaagttaagggggaaaggaagaagggaaaggaaggaaaaggagaaaaagaaagaaggaaaggaaagagagaaaggaaaggagaaaaggaaaggagaaaaggaaagggggaaagaaagaaagaaaaggaaaagaaaggagaaggaagaaagttaagggggaaaggaaggaaaggaaggaaaaggagaaaaagaaaggaaaggaaagggtgaaggaagaaaggaaaggaaaagaaaggagaaggaagaaagttaaggggaaaaggaagaaaggaaaggaaggaaaaggagaaaaagaaaggaaagggggaaaggaaaagagaaaagtaaagggagaaaggaaagggggaaaggaagaaaggaaaggaaaaggaagaaagttaagggggaaaggaagaaaggaaaggaaggaaaaggagaaaaagaaaggaggaaaggaaaggagaaaaggaaagggagaaaagaaaggagaaaaggaaaggaggaaagaaaagggggaaaggaaaaaaggaaaggaaggaaaaggagaaaaagaaaggaggaaaggaaaggaggaaaggaaagggagaaaagaaaggagaaaaggaaaggaggaaagaaaagggggaaaggaagaaaggaaaggaaaagaaaggagaaggaagaaagttaagggggaaaggaagaaaggaaaggaaggaaaaggagaaaaagaaagtaggaaaggaaagggggaaaggaaaggagatgaagaggaaggaagggaagggaaggaagagggagggaaggaaaacatgaaaaatgaaaaagggaagagaagggaaggaaggagagggaggagaggaggaagtgagaaaggaaggaaggagaaaaaaagaaggaaagaagggagggaggaagaaaggagggaaggaagaaaggagaaaaaagaggaaggcaagcaggaagcaaaaaaagaaagcaattcaATCCGCAGAACCCATCGGTCGTTTTCAAGTCCTGGCTGCTGAAAACGAGCTGCGCTTGATGTCCAGCTCCTTTGGGGCATCGAAAAGGAGAGTCCCGCTCACCCTCGATGCTTCCGTCCTGAGGTCTTAAGTGGATAAAACTGGGCCGGAAAGTCCTAGAGACCCAGGGGGgcgaaaaaaggaaaaagaaataatcacAAGGGAACCCCACCAGCCGTCcgccctgcccagggtcctccttAAGCCCCCATCCTCCTGCTCAGGAAGCTTTGACGGCCGGGTGCCGAGGGGGGGGTAGGAGTCCTCGGGGCGAGAGGGGCCGATGGGGGACGGCGCGACGGCGGTTTTTGAGGCTCTGCTTCCTTAGCAAGTAGCGGGAATACTGCACCTCCGGCATGACCAATTTGAGACACTGCTCGTCCGAGTGGGGGCCCGAACCCGGCAGGTCGTAGCCCACGATGTCCACCTTGGCGCTGGGCTGCCACGGCCGGAGCTCTTTGTTCTTGATCTGCATGGCCGGGCGCAGCTGGGGCTGGCCGCGGAAGCAGTGGCGTGCCAGGCGCTCGCAGGCCTGGTGAAGGGCCCGGAGCTCTTTCCGGAGGCAACCTGGGTCCATCTTGCCCAGCTTCCTCCAGAAGGTGGCATTGAAGTGGTCGTAGAGAGCGGCGTCGAGGGCGTTCCAGGCGCGGATCTGCGCGGCCACGTGGGCCGAGCTGATGTTGAGCTTGGACTCCAGGCTGCGCATGTTCAGCTTGACGTAGAGAATGTCCTCCAGGTCCCAGGCGAGGAGATGGCGGAGAAGGACCAACGATTCGTCGAAATACTCCGCCAACATCACCAGAGAAAAAATGCCTTCTATTTGACGGATAAATTTGGGGAGGTACGTCGAGTCTTCGGGGCTGTGCTCGGGGTCTCCCCCCAGGTCGTACACCAAGGTGTTGTGCGCATACATGGCGTACTTCTCATTGGAACGATAGTACTGCGACGGGTTGTTGAGGAAGGTGTCCATAGATCCGTTGGGTACCCGTCGGAAAGCCGGGCAGTACTGATTGTAGTAGCTGAAGAGGGATTCGAACATGGCCACTGGCTCGCGCAGGATGGTGATGTAGACGGTGTCGTTGGGCATGAGGCGGCGCAGCTCGTCGCGGTTGAAGCGCAGGTGGCTGGCGATGAGGCGGGGCGGGAGGGTGTACGGGTGCACGAAGCGGGCCGAGAAGTTGTGGGGGTAGCAGAACTGGTGGTCGCAGGCGTGGTGGGGCAGGGCCACCGTCACGTTGTGCCGCTCCGCAAAGCGGAAGAGCAAGTTCTGCACCGTGGTGCTGGCCGTCTTGTGGGTCTTCAGGAAGGCCACGGCGGTGTGCTTCGCGGGCGGGGAGACCCAGGGCGCGCAGCTGAAGGGAGGAGACTTTGGGAACCTGGCGGAAGGAGAAACAAGTTGTCCAGGGATACTCACTACcggctcctccctctttcctctggcaatagcaatagcagttagacttatataccgcttcatagggctttcagccctctctaagcagtttacagagtcagcatatcgcccccacagtctgggtcctcatttcacccacctcggaaggatgaaaggctgagtcaaccttgagccggtgagattagaaccgctgaactgcagataacagtcagctgaagtggcctgcagtattgcaccctaaccaccatGCCACCTTGGGACCACAATTTTGCCTAGCTAGCTGGGAGTTACAGACAATTGGGGTACCGTTTTAGCTCGGTTTAGTGCACCATGTGTCTCTCCTGCTAACCTGAATTAGAACATCAAACAATAGGGAGgaattctgaccgaggcttcccaagagcacgaagcaaacttctggtcccaacaaaacaTTTATTAATTCCCTTAATTCcctagaatggaaacctgaagttttttttattaggaattatgtctgtgaaatacaaaaaagaaatccagtatttaatactacatacaattacggcggcaaggattgcctttgcccagaaatggaaaaacaaactaattccaagcgaagatgaaataatgagaaaggttatggattgtgctgaaatggacaaactaactaaagaaatccagggaaaagaagaatcagaattctaccagatgtggaataaatggtataggtggatggaggaaagaaacaagaatcaatgaaggaatataacaaaactcaaaaaataatagttatgagtaaaataagagggttaagaatagtggaatccaaatgaaatacaataaaaggggacataatataaggtgagcggtatagattgataattgctattagaaagaacaggaagctcctgttcgtattgtattgtgtaaatgtggtgtacgtctaggttttgtgtgtgtgtattttacatgtttgttaataaaaatctttttattaaggaggaaaggaagggggaaaaggaaggagggaaggagaaaagaaaggagggaaggaaggaaggagggtaggaaggagggaaggagagaaggagggaaggggaaggagggagggagggaaggaaggagggaaggaaggggagtaggagagaagaaacgagggaaggaaagagggagggagggaagaagaagtaggaccgttgtaagataagatggatctatgggatgttaagaaagcaatcttcaagtatattgtcaactgtagggaaaaattgttataaatacatattattaataacagttatgagatcatataattgtgaatgtatatatgaaattgataaaataaatttttttaaaaaaaaatctttaaaaaaaaattccctgtgaattctgctctttcccatccaacaaagtctttcgagggaggatttacggtcacagaccttctctggcttggggAGCTGAcgggccgatctctgcaaaacttggccaggagtctcggagagtcacgaaccaatgaagcaaactaattgtctctcctgcaaactctattcCCCCTTTTGCTTTAGCTTAGATTATGTCCCTTCTAACATAATCTaatcccatgatggcgaacctatggcatccgtgccataggtggcacgcagagctctTTCTATGGGCATGCcgtcatcgccagctgctcttctgatttctggtgtgcatatgcacgccagccagctggtcttcgtggacGCCAGAGGGCTGGGAAACTGCCTGAAAATTTCCTGAAAAACGgcaaaaaaaacaggccgttttctgggctggtttttgggccatttttaggCAGCCAACAATGGTCCGAAAAACGGCTAAAAAATGGGCatgcgtgcaccagccagctggtgtttgggATTCTGACactccagcacacacatgcacacacaatacaatacaatagcagagttggaagggaccttggaggtcttctagtccaaccccctgcctaggcaggaaaccctacaccatttcagacaaatggctgtccaacatcttcttaaagacttccagtgttggagcattcacaacctctggaggcaacttctgttccacttattaatttttctaactgtcaggaagtttctccttagttgcttctctccttgattagtttccacccattatttcttgttttaccctcaggtgccttggagaatagtttgactcccaaatcttctttgtggcaacccctgagatattggaatacttctatcatgtctcccctagtccttcttttcattaaactagacatacccagttcctgcaaccgttctttctatggtttagtctccagtcccctaatcctcttggttgctcttctctgcactctttccagagtctccacatcttttctacatcgtggcaatcaaaactggatgctgtattccactTGTGTACAGGagatatagaatattttttaacatgggatttgttCTATGTGTGGTTAGATAACAGAGGTAGAAGTTAGAAGTGGAAAGATtattaatatgtataaataaacaatattgctactactattactatgTATACGTAAATTGATCCAGATAACACAGTTTCCTAACACCAATGCATGACGatgaaaaatgtataaatgtgtgtgtgtgtgtgtgtatagatagatagatagatagatagatagatagatagatagatgatagatagatagatagatagatagatagatagatagatagatagatgatggatagatagataatagatagatagatagatagatagatagatagatagatagatgatagatagataatagatagatagatgatatagatgatagatagatagatgatagatagatagatagatgatagacagacagacagacagataattggaagactgctatcatgtctcccctagtccttcttttcattaaactagacatccccagttcctgcaaccgttcttcatatgttttagcctccagtcccctaatcctctttcttgctcttctctgccctctttctagagtctccacatcttttctacatcgtggcaatcaaaactggatgccgtattccactTGTGTACGGGagatatagaatattttttaacatgggatttgttCTATGTGTGGTTAGATAACTGAGGTAGAAGTTAGAAGTGGAAAGATtattaatatgtataaataaacaATATTGCTACAACTATTACTATGTATACGTAAATTGACCCAGATAACAGAGTTTCCTAAGCACCAATGCATGAtgatgaaaaatgtaaaaatgtgtgtgtgtgtgtgtatgtatagatagatagatagatgatagatagatagatgatagatagatagaaagataaataaatagatgatagatagatagatagatagatagatagatagatagatagatagatagatagatagatagataatagatagatgatagatagatagatagataatagatagataatagatagatagatagataatagatagatgatagatagatagatgatagatagatagatagatagatagatagatgatagatagatagataatagatagatagatagatagataatagatagatgatagatagatagatagatagatagatagatagatagatagatagatagatagatagatagatagatagatagatagatagatagataatagatagatagatagatagagatagatagatagatagatagatagatagatagattagatagatagatagatagatagatagatagatagatagatagatagatagatagatagatagataattggaagactgctatcatgtttcttctagtccttcttttcattaaactagacatgcccagttcctgcaaccgttcttcatatgttttagcctccagtcccctaatcctcttggttgctcttctctgccctctttccagagtctccgcatcttttggGCACTTGCTGCTGAAAAAGTTCGCCATCCCTGATCTAATCTAAAGAGAATCTAATAAGAATGTTTAAAGAAAGGGTCACTTCTTCCCAGCCACGCTACCGGTTGGATCGATCCTCTTTCGGGGATGCTAGCTTCCTCTCCCTGCAATTCCCCCCCGCCTCTTGAACAAGCCCCTGGCCCCATTCCAGCCTCCCTGGAGACCCCTCCTCAGACGCTTACCAGCTGAAGTTTGCGCTCTGGCGCAGGAGCAGCGTTCCGGTGCTGAAGGCCagcaggaagagaagaaggatctTCTTCCGAGACATCATCTTGAGGCCGCTGGGAATGATGAGCCAAGGACAGGCCATGCTGGGGGCCTTGGTCCAAGAGCGCTCCGCGTGCGAGTCCTGCCCTCATGGAAGTCTACAGCAGGCAGCCGTCTTCAGATGGTCTCAGGTTCCACAGCAGCCGGACCGGGCCCGACAGGTCAACGGAGAACCTATTGGAAAGTATAAAcactggacggtccatttggGGAGGCAGGAAGTCCTCACTGGGTAGCCACGATTGAGCTAGGAAACCTTCGTTCAAAAATGCAAAAGAGAATTCTGCATTTGCTGTTAGGCCTCATGGAGATTGCAACag
This window contains:
- the GAL3ST3 gene encoding galactose-3-O-sulfotransferase 3, producing MMSRKKILLLFLLAFSTGTLLLRQSANFSWFPKSPPFSCAPWVSPPAKHTAVAFLKTHKTASTTVQNLLFRFAERHNVTVALPHHACDHQFCYPHNFSARFVHPYTLPPRLIASHLRFNRDELRRLMPNDTVYITILREPVAMFESLFSYYNQYCPAFRRVPNGSMDTFLNNPSQYYRSNEKYAMYAHNTLVYDLGGDPEHSPEDSTYLPKFIRQIEGIFSLVMLAEYFDESLVLLRHLLAWDLEDILYVKLNMRSLESKLNISSAHVAAQIRAWNALDAALYDHFNATFWRKLGKMDPGCLRKELRALHQACERLARHCFRGQPQLRPAMQIKNKELRPWQPSAKVDIVGYDLPGSGPHSDEQCLKLVMPEVQYSRYLLRKQSLKNRRRAVPHRPLSPRGLLPPPRHPAVKAS